A stretch of Onychomys torridus chromosome 2, mOncTor1.1, whole genome shotgun sequence DNA encodes these proteins:
- the Ppp1r8 gene encoding nuclear inhibitor of protein phosphatase 1 produces the protein MAAAANSGSSLPLFDCPTWAGKPPPGLHLDVVKGDKLIEKLIIDEKKYYLFGRNPDLCDFTIDHQSCSRVHAALVYHKHLKRVFLIDLNSTHGTFLGHIRLEPHKPQQIPIDSTVSFGASTRAYTLREKPQTLPSAVKGDEKMGGEDDELKGLLGLPEEETELDNLTEFNTAHNKRISTLTIEEGNLDIQRPKRKRKNSRVTFSEDDEIINPEDVDPSVGRFRNMVQTAVVPVKKKRMEGSGSLGLEETGSRRMQNFAFSGGLYGGLPPTHSETGSQPHGIHGTALIGGLPMPYPNLAPDVDLTPVVPSAVTINPTPNPAVYNPEAVNEPKKKKYAKEAWPGKKPTPSLLI, from the exons ATGGCGGCAGCCGCGAACTCCGGCTCCAGCCTCCCGCTGTTCGACTGCCCGACCTG GGCAGGTAAACCCCCGCCTGGCTTACATCTGGACGTAGTGAAAGGAGACAAATTAATTGAG aaaCTGATTATTGATGAGAAGAAGTATTACTTATTTGGGAGAAACCCTGATTTGTGTGACTTTACCATCGACCACCAGTCTTGCTCTCGAGTCCATGCGGCACTGGTTTACCACAAGCACCTGAAGAGAGTTTTCTTGATAGATCTCAACAGCA CTCATGGCACTTTCTTGGGTCACATTCGGTTGGAACCTCACAAGCCTCAGCAGATTCCCATCGATTCCACGGTTTCATTTGGTGCATCCACAAGGGCATACACTCTGCGAGAGAAGCCTCAGACGTTGCCATCGGCTGTGAAAGGAGATGAGAAGATGGGTGGAGAGGATGATGAACTCAAGGGCTTGCTGGGACTTCCAGAAGAGGAGACGGAGCTTGAT AACCTGACAGAGTTCAACACTGCCCACAACAAACGGATTTCAACCCTCACTATTGAGGAGGGAAATCTGGACATTCAGAGaccaaagaggaagaggaagaactcACGGGTGACTTTCAGTGAGGATGATGAGATTATCAACCCAG AGGATGTGGACCCCTCTGTCGGCCGCTTCCGGAACATGGTGCAGACTGCAGTGGTTCCAGTCAAG AAGAAGCGGATGGAAGGCTCTGGCTCTCTGGGCCTGGAGGAGACAGGGAGCAGGCGCATGCAGAACTTTGCCTTCAGCGGAGGACTCTACGGGGGCCTGCCCCCCACACATAGTGAAACAGGCTCCCAACCGCATGGCATCCATGGGACAGCACTCATCGGTGGCTTGCCCATGCCATACCCGAACCTCGCCCCTGACGTGGACTTGACTCCTGTTGTGCCATCAGCAGTGACCATAAATCCCACACCAAACCCTGCAGTCTATAACCCTGAAGCTGTAAATGAACCCAAGAAGAAGAAATACGCAAAGGAGGCTTGGCCGGGCAAGAAGCCCACACCTTCCTTACTGATTTGA